The following nucleotide sequence is from Deinococcus seoulensis.
TGGCATCCTGCTCGTCATTCTCGCGGCCGGTTACCTCGCGCTGATGCTGCTGGACGTGCCGAGCGTCCTGGCGAACCTGCGCGGCGCAGGAACGGGCGCGACACCACAGAGCGTCGTGCGCACCAGTGTGTTTGCCGGGTGGCTGTGGACGCTGAACACGATTCTGCTCATGCTGGCACGCGGGAAACTGGGTGCGCAGCCGAACATCTGGAGGAAACGGTGAACGGATCACTGATCGGATTGCTGCTGCTCGCCATCTCGCTCGGGGTGGCGAGTGTCACGTGCTGGCGGCACTGCACGACGCCTGCCGGTCGGGTACTGCCGGGCCTGCTGACGCTGGCGTACTACCTGGCGCTGTGGTTCTGGCCACACCCGGCCCTCCGGGCCGCTGAGATCGGCGGGCCGCCCCCGCTCCTGCAGGATCAACTGCGCCTGGTGCTGCTGGGACTGGCCCTGATCGTCACGACCGCGAAGCTCAGCTGGCGGATCACGCAGGGCCGCGAACGGGAACGCGCCCTGGAACGCCGGGTGCGGGAGCTGGAAAGGGGAGAGCATGCAGATTGAACAGCGTCCGGCGCACCCTGGCAACTACACCAGGGGCCGCACCGCGAAGATCGACCGGATCGTGATTCACGTCGCGGACGGCACGTACGGCGGGACGCTCAGCTGGTTCGCGCAGGACGCTGCGCCCGCCAGCGCTCATTACACCGTCGCCACGGACGGCCGCACCGGTCAGAGCATCCAGGAAGGGGACACCGCCTGGCATGCGGGCGACTGGCGCATGAACGCCCGCAGCATCGGCATCGAGCACGAAGGCATGCCCAGCCGGGGACCCTGGACGCCCAGCGCGGCCCAGCTACAGGCCAGCGCCCAGGTGGTGGCGGGCATCTGCCAGCGGCATGGCATCCTCGTAGACCGTGCGCACATCATCGGGCACAGCGATGTGAACCCGGACCGCAAGGCCCGTCAGGGCTGCCCCGGCCCGACCTGGCCGTGGGATGCGTACCTGAACATGATCCGCGAGATCCTCAACCCGGCCCCCCAGCCTGGGCACGTGAAGGACGGCCAGGAGCAACGGCCCGTCCGGCTCTTCGACCCCCGTACGAACCAGCAGGTGGGGGAGGGCACGCTGATCGAGGGGACCGACAAGATCTACCTGAAGGTCAAGTAGGCCCACCGCTGGCCTGCTGCCAGCTCCACAATTCACCCTCTCACTGGCCCCCGCCTCCGCGCGGGGGCCGCGCCTTTGGAGGCACCCCATGAACACTGCAATCCTGACCACCCTGCTGTCCCTGAACGCCGCTGCCCGTGCTGGCGGCACCGTCACTGCCGACCAGCTCACCCCCTGGCTGAACACGCACCTGCCCAGCCTCCGCTCCCGCATCGAGGCGCTGCGCGACGGCGCCACCTGGCAGGAAGTCGGCGCCCTACTGGAAGCCGCCGTGCAGGCCGGTCAGGCCCTGAAGCTGGTGGTGCTCGGCACGGCACGCGGCCTGCTCGTGGCGCACCTCATCGGGTACCTGATCCGCGAACTGGTGCCGGTCACCCCCGCCACCGCGTGGCTGCACGCCCTCGCGCAGAGCGGCGTCCTGTCCGGGCTGATCGAAGCCGCGTACCGCCGCATCTTCCCCGGCGGCTGACAGGCACGAATAACTTGAGCCGACAACGCCCCCACCCTGGCCTGCGCTGGGGTGGGGGCGATGCTGTGTGGTCTGTGTGATGCCAGATCGAACACGTGGCGTCACACCCCAACACGCACGTGAGGCACCCCGAACGGCGATCACTCTCTACACTGCCAGGGTGGAACTGTGGATGTCGCTCACCCTGCTGGGCATCGGCCTGCTTGCCCTGTGGCTGTACATGCTCTCGGGGTCCAAACCCAGCCGTCCCACCCGACCGCGCCCGGCTCAGCCACGCTCTGCGCAGCCGCGCCCAGCGCAGGCACGCCCAGCGCAGGCACGCCCCGGCCCGGCGCGCCTCCAGGCAAGTCAATGGGAACGCAAAGTGCTGACGCAGATGCGCGGAGACCAGGCGCGGTTCGAGCGGACCCTGGCCGCCAAGCGCAACAAACACCCTCGCGCCTCACGTGAGGAACTGCTGGAAATCATCTACGAGGAGTACATCCGCGACAACCGCTGAGCTGGGACACGGAAGGCCCGGTGAACCCCTCCCAACCCAAGAGAACAGCCCCACTCCCGAGCCTGGGAGTGGGGCTGATTTCTACCTACAACTAGCGCACGACGATGTTGATGATGCGGCCGGGCACGTAGATCTCCTTGACGATCTGCTTGCCTTCGATGAAGCGGGCCACGTCGGCGTTGTCCTTCGCGGCGGCCATCGCTTCGTCCTGCGTGGCGCTCTTGCTGATCGTGACCTGCCCGCGCACCTTCCCGCTGACCTGGACGCCCATGGTGACGGTGTCGCGGGTCGCGGCGGCCTCGTCCACGGCGGGCCACGCGGCGGTGTGCACGCTGCCGTCCTGGCCGCGCGCGGCCCAGATCTCCTCGGCGATGTGCGGCACCACCGGGGCCAGCATGCGGCCAAAGATGTCCAGCGCCTCGTCCCAGGCGGGCGTGCCGAACACGGGGGCGCGCTTGGCCTTGACCAGGGTGTTCGTCAGCTCCATCAGGGACGCGACGATGGTGTTGAAGCTCAGGCGCTCGAAGTCCCCGGTGACCTTCTTCAGGGTGCTGTGCACCGCGAAGCGCAGGTCCGCTTCACTGACGGTCTCGGCGGGGCCGGTGACCTTGTCGTCGGTGAACAGCGTCCAGACGCGGCTCAGCCACTTCGCGGGGCCGTTGATGCCCTGCGGGTCCCAGGGGCCGCCCAGTTCCCACGGCGCGATGAACATCAGGTACGTGCGCACGGTGTCCGCGCCGTACTCGCGCACCAGGTCGTCCGGGTCGACGACGTTGCCGCGGGACTTGCTCATCTTCTCGCCGTCCTCGCCCAGGATCATGCCCTGGTTGCGCAGGTGCGCGAAGGGTTCGCTGTGCTTCGTCAGGCCCATGTCGCGCATGACCTTCACCCAGAAGCGCGAGTACAGCAGGTGCAGGATCGCGTGCTCGATCCCGCCGGTGTACAGGTCCACGGGCATCATGGGGTCCTTGGCGGGGTCGAAGGGGCCCTCGTGGTAGTCGGGGCTCAGGTAGCGGTACATGTACCAGCTGGAGTCCACGAAGGTGTCCATGGTGTCCGTGTCACGCTCGGCGGGGCCGCCGCAGACGGGGCAGGTGGTCTTCAGCCACTCGGTGTCCAGTTTCAGCGGGCTCTGGCCGGTCGGGGTGAACTCCACGTTCTCCGGCAGACGCACCGGCAGCTGGTCCTCGGGGACGGGCTGCGCGCCGTGCTCGGGGCAGTGCACGAACGGGATCGGGGTGCCCCAGTAGCGCTGACGGGCAAACAGCCAGTCGCGCAGGCGGTACGTGGTCTTCGCCTTCGCGATGCCGCGCGCCTCCAGCTGCTCGACGATTCCGGCGATGCTGGCCTTCCCGCCGCTCAATCCGTCGAACTCGCCGCTGTTCACGATGACGCCCTCACCGGTGTAGGGTTCCGCCGCGTCCTCGGCCATCGGCTCGGCGCCCTCGGCCCGGATGACCTCCACGACGTCCAGGCCGAACTTGCGCGCGAACGCGAAGTCACGGTCGTCGTGCGCGGGCACCGCCATGATCGAGCCGGTGCCGTACGTGACCAGCACGTAATCCGCCACCCAGATCGGCAGCTGATGCCCGGTGATGGGGTGCGTGGCGAAGCTGCCGGTGAACACGCCGGTCTTCTCACCCTCCTGCTGGCGTTCCACGTCCGTCTTGCGGCCCGCTGCCGCCACGTACGCCTCGACCTCCGCGCGCTGCTCGTCGGTGGTCAGGTCCGCCACCTTGGCGTGCTCGGGGGCCAGCACCATGAACGTCGCGCCCATCAGGGTGTCCGGACGGGTCGTGAACACCGTCTCCGGCCCGGCCGGCGTGTCGAAGGTCACCTCGGCCCCCACCGACTTGCCGATCCAGTTCGTCTGCATCAGGCGGACCTTCTCGGGCATGTCCGTGTCACTGAAGTCCAGCAGTTCGTCGGCGTAGTCCGTGATCTTCATGTACCACTGGCTCAGGTTGCGTTTCTCGACGGCGGTGCCGCAGCGTTCACAGTGGCCGTTCACGACCTGCTCGTTCGCCAGCACCGTCTGGTCCTTCGGGCACCAGTTCACCAGCCCGCCCTTCTTGTACGCCAGGCCGCGCTTGTAGAACTCGATGAAGAACCACTGGTTCCAGCGGTAGTACTCCGGGTCGCACGTGGCGAACTGGCGGCTCCAGTCGATCATGGTGCCCATCGCCTGGAACTGCCCGGTCATCCGCTCGATGTTCGCGTACGTCCACGTCGCCGGATTCGTTTTGTTCTTGATGGCGGCGTTCTCGGCGGGCAGGCCGAACGCGTCGAAGCCCATCGGGAACAGCACGTTGTACCCGCGCATCCGCAGCCAGCGCGCCCGCGCGTCCGGCGCGACGTTCGCGTACCAGTGCCCGATGTGCAGGTTGCCCGAGGGGTACGGGAACATCGTCAGGGCGTAGAACTTCTCGCCCGGCGCGTCCTCGTTGAACTTGTACAGGCCGCTTCTCTCCCAGGCGGTCTGCCATTTCTTCTCGATGGCGTGCGGGTTGTACCGCTCCATGCGCGGCTCGGGAATGTTGATGGGGTGCTCGTCGTTCATCTGGACTCCTTCGGAAGGGTGATGGGTGAAAGTTGATGGTTGACGGAAGCCGTTGCGTCTGCCAGTGCTGCGGCTGGTCTATCAACCACCGACCATCCACCATCACCAAAAAAAACGCCCCGGCAGCTAGCCGGGGACGCTCGAACGGACCGTAAGTCAGTCGAGGCGTCCCCGGGTGGTAAGCGCAGAGCGGATCATGCCCGGAAGTGTAGCGCAAACCGCCGCGCCCGTCAGCCGGTCAGCGGGTCGGCACGCCGCTCAGGTGAACGAACATCCCCTCGCCCCGGTGCTCCGCGATGAACGTCAGGCGCTCCTGGCCGCGCAGCAGCACCAGCTCACGCTGAATCCCGTCGTCCGGGCGTTCCGTGAAGACCGCGAACCCCCCGGCACGCAGGACGTCCAGCACCGCGTCCGGCTGCCACTGCGGAAACGCGAACTGCTCCAGGCGGGTATTTCCGCTGCGAATCTCGGCCCGCACCGTCCGCGACTCCGGGCAGGTCGGCGTGCCGCCCGCCGGAACGGCCGCCAGCCCCCACACCCGCCCCGGCTGCTCGAAACAGTACAGGTCGCCCCGCCAGCGCGCCCCGGACTGCCACCACACCCCCGCACCCACCAGCAACGCCAGCGCCGCGACCACCCACACCACTCCCCTCAAGCCGCTCCTGTCATGCGCGCAGGCTACCCCGCCCGGCCCGGAAGCGCCCAGGGGCGCGTGACCCCGCGCACGGAGTCGGGTCAGGCGAGCGGCGTAGCGAGCGTAGCCAGCAGACCCAGGATCAGCACGGCGGCCGGGGCCGCAGCGCCCACCCCGAACCCGCCGCACAGCGCCGTGAGCAGGCCGGGCGCCAGGGCCGCACCGAACGACACCTGCCCCGCTGCGTCTGTTCCGGGCAGCGTGTCACCCAGCCACGCGTGAACGGCGTGCGCGGCCCACGGGCTCAGCAGCGCCGTCAGGGCCGCAGCGGGCGCCGCCCCGGCCAGCAGCGCGCCCAGCAGACTCAGTGCGCCCAGGCTCAGGCCAGCGGGCAGGAACGTGAGGAGCCGCGCCCGCCGGGCACTGACCGGCCCGCCCACGGGCAGGGCAGGTGGGCGCAGGGTCAACGTGACAGCCAGGGGCAGCGCCGCCAGGGTTGGCAGTCCGGAGGCCAGGGCCGCGCCGCCCAGCACGGCTGGCAGCAGCCGATGCGGCCGGTCCAGCAGAGTCAGGGAAGAGCGCCACAGCAGCGCGCGTGCAGGCGTGGCCCGCCGCAGCGGGGGAGACCACGTGCGGGGCGCGCGCCGCCCGTCGGCCGTCATGACCGGCGCGGGCAGCCCCAGTCGCCGTGCACCCGTCCGGAGGGCCTGCAGGTCCAGTTGCCTCAGCAGGCGCGGCGGCAGGTCGGCGGCCAGGGCACGCCGCCACGTCCACCCGGCGAGCGCCCCGGTCAGGGCCACTCCGACCGGGAACAGGGCCGGGTGCAGCAGGCCCAGCAGGGGAAGCAGCGTTCCGGCCAGGAGCGCCGACGCAGGTTGGCCCGCGTGGGCGGCCGCGTGCGCCGCTGCCCGCACGACCGGCACGCTCCCCCCCAGCAGCGGCAGGGATAGCGCGACCGCCCATCCGGCCGGATTCCACGCCAGCAGGGCCGCGCCCAGCAGCACGCCCCCCACTGTCCACGGCGCGGTCGTCCTCAGCAGCGGCCAGAGCAGCGTCGCCCACGGCGCGGCGGGTGAGCGCAGCCAGATCAGGTCCGCGCCGCGCAGGTTCAGGGGTGGTCGGCCCCGCCGGGCACCCAGGGTCGCCAGCAGCAGGGTCACGACGAGCAGCGGTACCAGCAGCGGTAGCGGCAGGTCGAACGGTGCGGGCCGGTACGACTGCCACACGCTTAGCAGGGCAATCAGACCCGCGCCGCCCAGGTAGGCAACGATCAGCGGAAGCCCGGCGGCCCGCCACGCCCGCCAGTCGTGACCCCGGCGTCGGCAGGCACTCAGGCGCTGCGCGGCCCACACGGCCCGTTCAGGACCGCTGTTCACACGGGTGTTCACGCGGGGGCCAGGGTCAGGGTGCGGGGGTGCAGGGGCGCCAGTTCCGCGCCGTGCGTGGTCACGATCAGCGCCCCACCAGCCGCCGCGCGGGCCTGCACGGCCGCCAGCAGCGCGGCGCGCGAGGCGGCGTCCAGCGTCCCGAACGGTTCGTCCAGCAGCGTCAGGGGCAGTTCCAGGCCCAGCGCGGCACTCAGCACGACCTTCTGCCGCGTACCGCGTGACAGTTCCTGCGGCCACGCGTCCAGCCAGCGCTCCAGCCCCAGGGCGCCCGCCAGGGTCAGCAGTGGCGCGACCGGCCGGGACCACAGGGCCGCCGTGAAGTGCAGGAACTCCCCGGCGCTCAGGTCGTCCGGCAGGGGCGCGTCGGTCGGCACCCAGGCCGTCGCGGCGCGTGCAGGCAGACTGCCCGGCGCGCAGGACACGATCCGCGCGGCCTCCGCGCCCGGCTGTTCGCCTGCCAGTGCGCGCAGCAGCGTCGTTTTCCCCGCGCCGTTCGGTCCCTGAAGGTGCAGCACGTCGCCCGGCCGCAGGGTCAGGCCGCGCAACGTGGCCAGCGGCCGCCCCGCCACGCAGAGCGTCAGGTCGGGCAGGGTCAGGGGAGGCCGGGCCGGATCAGCATCTGTCCGGTCGGACCCGGTCGGGGCGGGCGCAGGGAGGGGCATCTGCGGTCCGGTACGCGCCGCCGCCCGGCCCGGTTCCCGGTGGTCCTCATACGGACTCCGATTGAATGGGCTGCAAAGCCCGCTGGGTCCGAGCGAAGCGAGTGGGAGCTTGGCGGGTTCCGGACGTGGAGCCGGCAGGGGCGGTGAAGTTCCGGATTGTTGGCGAAGCAAACGGAATCCATATCAGGCGCACCCATGCAGAGCGGATGGGCAGCGGGGACTCCCCAGGCTGCCCATCCGCTCTGTGTGCCGTTATTCCTGGCTGGTGATGTACGGCAGGTTGCGGTCGAACTGGGCGCGGTCCAGGCCGTAGCCGTACACGAAGGCGTCGGGAATGGTGAAGCCCAGGTACTCGACGGGAATCTCGACCTTGCGGCGGCTGGGTTTGCTGAGCAGCGCGGCGATCTTCAGGGTTTTCGGGCCGCGTCCTTCCAGGTAGTGCAGCAGGTAGTTCATGGTGATGCCGGTGTCCACGATGTCCTCGACCAGGATCACGTGGCGGTCACTGATCGGGAATTGCAGGTCCTTGACGATGCGGACCTCGCCGCTGCTCTGCTTGGCGTTGCCGTACGAGCTGGCCTGCAGGAAGTCGATGGTGCAGGGCATGTCGATGGCGCGCACCAGGTCGGCGTGGAACATGAACGCGCCGTTCAGGACGCAGATCAGGTGGGGTTCCATGCCGTGGTAGTCCTCGCGGATTTTCGCGGCGATTTCGTGAATGCGGGCCTGAAGTTGGTCCTGCGTGATCTGTACGGGGCCGTTGCCTGGGGCGAGACTCATAGGGGATCAGGCTAACACGCCGCGCCGCTGCGCTGACCGGGCGCAGGGCGAGTCGGGGCGGTGTGCCGGGGGCGGCCGGGGGTGGGGGCGCGCGCCGTTTGTGCGTGCTGCGCGCCGTGCAGGTGGTCGTGCAGGCGGGCGGTGGGGGCGGGTGAATGCAGTATGCTTCGGCGCATGTCTGTTCTGAGTGCCCCTGATCTGAAGCGCGTTCCGGGCGTGCTTGGCCGCATCGTGGAACTCCGCGCCGGGGATTACGTGGACGCGGACCCTGCCCTGGGCGAGGCGCGGGCGGGTGAGCGGCGCTTTGAGGCGGCGCTGGCCGCCCCGGAGCTGTCCCTGATCGCCGAGGTGAAACGTGCCAGCCCCAGCGAGGGAGCCATCGCGCCGCTCGATCCGGCCGACGCGGCGCGGGCGTACGCGGCGGGCGGCGCGGCGGCGATCAGTGTCCTGACCGAGCCGCGCTACTTCGACGGGAACCGCGAGGCGCTGCTGGAGGTGGTCGCCGTGACCGACCTTCCGGCGCTGCGCAAGGATTTCGTGGTGCATCCGGCCATGCTGCGCGAGGCGGCCGACTGGGGCGCGTCGGCGGCGCTGCTGATGGTCAGCGTGCTGCACGAACACACGGGCGAGTACCTGGGCGCGGCGCACCACCTGGGCCTGGACGCCCTGGTCGAGGTGCACGACGAACGCGAGCTGGACATCGCCCTGGAGGCCGGGGCGCGGATCATCGGCGTGAACAACCGCGACCTGACCACCCTGAAGATCGACCTGAGCGTCAGCCCGCGCCTGATCCGCCGGGCGCGTGAGGCGGGCTTTACCGGCGTGCTGGTCGCCGAGAGCGGGTACCGCACGCCGCAGGACATCGCGGCCGTGCGTGGACTGGCGGACGCCGTGCTGGTGGGCAGCAGTCTGGCGGGGAGCGGCGACCTGAGCCGCGCCGCGCGTGACCTGATGACCCCGTGACCGATGACTCCCTGACCGGCCCGGCCCAGACCAGCCCGGCCCCGATCAGCCCCGACCACCACGACTCCCTGACGCTGCTCGGCACGGGCGACAGCAAGGGCGTGCCGCGCTTCTGGTGCGCCTGCCCCGTGTGCACCGAGGCGCGCGGCGCGAACGGACAGCCCGGCCTGAACCGCCGCGCCCGCACCGCCACGCTGCTGCGCTCGGGCGGGCAGGCGGCGCTGCTGGACGCCGGGCCGGACACGCACGCCGCCCTGGCCCGCCTGCCGGGGCCACTCGTGCCGGACGCAGTGTTCATCTCGCACGCGCACAACGACCACATGCTGGGCCTGGGCGACCTGCTGGACTACGTGCGGTACGCCGCCGGGCGGCTACGCATCTACGCGCCGCCCGAGGTGATCCCGGCGCTCGCCGCGCGCTTCCCGTACGCCTTCGGGCCGGGCGAGGCGGGGCCGGTGCAGCCCATCCCGCCGCAGGGCATACCGGTCGGCAGGGTGACCGTGCGGGCCTTCCGCGTGCCACACGGCGCGAACGGCCACAGCCACGCCTACCGCCTGGACCGCCCCGCCGGGGCCGGACGGGCAGGCTGGTCGGCGGCGGTCGTCACGGACGCCATCGGCATTCCGCCAGAGCTGGCCCGCGAGTGGCTGACCGCGCCCGGCGGCGCTGGCCTGGACACGCTGGTGCTCGGCACGTCCTTCGAGGACGAGTCCGGTGCGCCCCTGAGCGGCCGCAGCGTGTACGACGTGCGCGAGGCCCTGACCCTCCCCTGGGCGCGGGCCGCGCGGCAGGTGATCCTGACGCACCTGTCGCACGGCGTGGACGTGCGCCGCGCCGCGCACCTCCCGCCCGGCTGGGGGTACGCCCGCGACGACCTGACCATCCCCCTGTCCGGGCACCCCGGCAGCCTGAACGAACCGTAACTTTTGATGGGCGCACCTCACGCGGCGCGACCGTAGACTGACCGCGATGACGGCCGCCTTCCGCCCCCCCCGCTACCTCCGCTGGTTGATTCTGGGCGGGGCCGCGCTCCTCCTGGTCGGCGTGGCCCTGCTGCCGGACGTCCGGGCGTTCCTGCTGGCCGCCTTCGCCGCGCTGACCAGCAAGGACCCGGCCGTCACGCACGCCTTCGTGCAGGGCCTCGGCTGGGCCGGGCCGCTGGCACTGATCGGCGCGTTCATCCTTCAGGCGGTCCTGCCGGTCCTGCCCGCCCTGTTCCTGATTGCCGTGACCGCCCACGCCTACGGCCCCGTGCAGGGGTTCGTGATCGTGTACATCGGCACGCTGCTGGGCGCGGCCGCCGGGTACGGCCTGGGCCGCACGCTGGGCGACACGCTGGTCCGCACGCTGGCTGGTGAACGCGCCCGGCTGGCCGCGCACGAGTTCGCCAACCGTTACGGCGTGCAGGGCGTGCTGATGGTGCGCCTGATGCCGGTCCTGTCCGCCGACGTGATGAACCTCGTGGCGGGCGCGGCCCGCATGGGTTTCCGGCCGTTCATGCTCGCCACCGCTGCCGGGGCCCTGCCGGTCACGGCGCTGGTTGTGTGGCTCAGCGAGAACACCCAGCGGCTGATCTGGGGCATGGGGCTGCTGTCGGCCGCCGTGGGCCTGGTCGTCCTGACCCGCTGGCTGATCGCCCGCCGCGCCGCGATCCGCCGCGCAGGAACGGAACTGGCCGGGACGGAAGCAGCCGGGACGGAGTCGGCGGGAACGGAACCGGCCGCCACGGAACTGGCCCCCGCACCGTCGAGCGTACGGACCGACGCGGGCACACGTCCCAGCGCAGGCGCACGGAACAGCGCAGGCAGCGGCCCCCGGCAACCCGGCACCTGATACGGACTCCGATTGAATGGCTTGTAACGCGGGCCTGCTCCCTGTGGGCCGGGAATCCATGCCGCTCCTTCTGTGCGTGGCACGCACGCCGGTGGTCCCGGCCACCGGGGCTGCACTTTGGGTAAACTGCGCTGGACATCCGCACCGCGGACCGCAGGAGGCAGGAGCACATGACTGAAAGCAAGCAGGGCGCTGCGGCGTCGGCATACGAACGCGCGGGGGTCAGCATCGACGCCGGGCACCGCGCCGTTCACCTGATGAAAGATGCGGTTGCCCGCACCCACACCCCGAACGTGCTGGGCGGCCTGGGCGGCTTCGGCGGCCTGTTCCGCGCGGCCTTCGGTCACATGGAAGACCCCGTGCTGGTCGCCAGCACCGACGGTGTCGGCACGAAAACCAAGGTCGCGGTCCGTACCGGGCGCTTCGGTGGGCTGGGCGGCGACATCGTGAACCACTGCGTGAACGACATCCTGGTGCAGGGCGCGCGGCCGCTGTTCTTCCTGGATTACGTCGCCATGGGTAAACTCTCGCCCGAACGGGTCGC
It contains:
- a CDS encoding N-acetylmuramoyl-L-alanine amidase, coding for MQIEQRPAHPGNYTRGRTAKIDRIVIHVADGTYGGTLSWFAQDAAPASAHYTVATDGRTGQSIQEGDTAWHAGDWRMNARSIGIEHEGMPSRGPWTPSAAQLQASAQVVAGICQRHGILVDRAHIIGHSDVNPDRKARQGCPGPTWPWDAYLNMIREILNPAPQPGHVKDGQEQRPVRLFDPRTNQQVGEGTLIEGTDKIYLKVK
- the leuS gene encoding leucine--tRNA ligase, whose protein sequence is MNDEHPINIPEPRMERYNPHAIEKKWQTAWERSGLYKFNEDAPGEKFYALTMFPYPSGNLHIGHWYANVAPDARARWLRMRGYNVLFPMGFDAFGLPAENAAIKNKTNPATWTYANIERMTGQFQAMGTMIDWSRQFATCDPEYYRWNQWFFIEFYKRGLAYKKGGLVNWCPKDQTVLANEQVVNGHCERCGTAVEKRNLSQWYMKITDYADELLDFSDTDMPEKVRLMQTNWIGKSVGAEVTFDTPAGPETVFTTRPDTLMGATFMVLAPEHAKVADLTTDEQRAEVEAYVAAAGRKTDVERQQEGEKTGVFTGSFATHPITGHQLPIWVADYVLVTYGTGSIMAVPAHDDRDFAFARKFGLDVVEVIRAEGAEPMAEDAAEPYTGEGVIVNSGEFDGLSGGKASIAGIVEQLEARGIAKAKTTYRLRDWLFARQRYWGTPIPFVHCPEHGAQPVPEDQLPVRLPENVEFTPTGQSPLKLDTEWLKTTCPVCGGPAERDTDTMDTFVDSSWYMYRYLSPDYHEGPFDPAKDPMMPVDLYTGGIEHAILHLLYSRFWVKVMRDMGLTKHSEPFAHLRNQGMILGEDGEKMSKSRGNVVDPDDLVREYGADTVRTYLMFIAPWELGGPWDPQGINGPAKWLSRVWTLFTDDKVTGPAETVSEADLRFAVHSTLKKVTGDFERLSFNTIVASLMELTNTLVKAKRAPVFGTPAWDEALDIFGRMLAPVVPHIAEEIWAARGQDGSVHTAAWPAVDEAAATRDTVTMGVQVSGKVRGQVTISKSATQDEAMAAAKDNADVARFIEGKQIVKEIYVPGRIINIVVR
- a CDS encoding ABC transporter ATP-binding protein, with the protein product MPLPAPAPTGSDRTDADPARPPLTLPDLTLCVAGRPLATLRGLTLRPGDVLHLQGPNGAGKTTLLRALAGEQPGAEAARIVSCAPGSLPARAATAWVPTDAPLPDDLSAGEFLHFTAALWSRPVAPLLTLAGALGLERWLDAWPQELSRGTRQKVVLSAALGLELPLTLLDEPFGTLDAASRAALLAAVQARAAAGGALIVTTHGAELAPLHPRTLTLAPA
- the hpt gene encoding hypoxanthine phosphoribosyltransferase — encoded protein: MSLAPGNGPVQITQDQLQARIHEIAAKIREDYHGMEPHLICVLNGAFMFHADLVRAIDMPCTIDFLQASSYGNAKQSSGEVRIVKDLQFPISDRHVILVEDIVDTGITMNYLLHYLEGRGPKTLKIAALLSKPSRRKVEIPVEYLGFTIPDAFVYGYGLDRAQFDRNLPYITSQE
- the trpC gene encoding indole-3-glycerol phosphate synthase TrpC produces the protein MSVLSAPDLKRVPGVLGRIVELRAGDYVDADPALGEARAGERRFEAALAAPELSLIAEVKRASPSEGAIAPLDPADAARAYAAGGAAAISVLTEPRYFDGNREALLEVVAVTDLPALRKDFVVHPAMLREAADWGASAALLMVSVLHEHTGEYLGAAHHLGLDALVEVHDERELDIALEAGARIIGVNNRDLTTLKIDLSVSPRLIRRAREAGFTGVLVAESGYRTPQDIAAVRGLADAVLVGSSLAGSGDLSRAARDLMTP
- a CDS encoding MBL fold metallo-hydrolase; translated protein: MTDDSLTGPAQTSPAPISPDHHDSLTLLGTGDSKGVPRFWCACPVCTEARGANGQPGLNRRARTATLLRSGGQAALLDAGPDTHAALARLPGPLVPDAVFISHAHNDHMLGLGDLLDYVRYAAGRLRIYAPPEVIPALAARFPYAFGPGEAGPVQPIPPQGIPVGRVTVRAFRVPHGANGHSHAYRLDRPAGAGRAGWSAAVVTDAIGIPPELAREWLTAPGGAGLDTLVLGTSFEDESGAPLSGRSVYDVREALTLPWARAARQVILTHLSHGVDVRRAAHLPPGWGYARDDLTIPLSGHPGSLNEP
- a CDS encoding TVP38/TMEM64 family protein, which codes for MTAAFRPPRYLRWLILGGAALLLVGVALLPDVRAFLLAAFAALTSKDPAVTHAFVQGLGWAGPLALIGAFILQAVLPVLPALFLIAVTAHAYGPVQGFVIVYIGTLLGAAAGYGLGRTLGDTLVRTLAGERARLAAHEFANRYGVQGVLMVRLMPVLSADVMNLVAGAARMGFRPFMLATAAGALPVTALVVWLSENTQRLIWGMGLLSAAVGLVVLTRWLIARRAAIRRAGTELAGTEAAGTESAGTEPAATELAPAPSSVRTDAGTRPSAGARNSAGSGPRQPGT